From the genome of Candidatus Electrothrix communis, one region includes:
- a CDS encoding class I SAM-dependent DNA methyltransferase, translating into MKNFNESISFIWSIAEILRGSFKQSEYGRVILPFTVLRRLDCVLEPSKDAVMEQQANLSAEVDEVMRETMLNMASGHNFHNTSAFTFDKLLDDPDNIGANLNNLINNFSGDAREIFLDCFKLPEQITRLDKDNLLYLVVSRFAQTDLHPDQVSNLQMGYIFEELIRRFSEQSNETAGEHFTPREAIRLMVNLIFQEDSDVLTRPGIIRKLYDPACGTGGMLSVAEEYLRELNPDAHLEVYGQELNDESYATCKSDMIIKGQNARNILPGNSFTQDGLAEQRFDYMLSNPPFGVDWKKVQGLIKDEADSQGYSGRFGAGLPRVSDGSLLFLQHMIAKFNTDDSVSRLAIVLNGSPLFTGGAGSGESEIRRWVIENDWLEAIVALPTDMFYNTGIATYIWIVTNQKTGQRKGKIQLINATAFHTPMRKSLGSKRKQIATEQIEEITRIFGDFQETAVCKIFDNREFGYHRITVERPLQLNFQVSAERLENLAKVTAFTKLGQDQQEAIIKALQSLDQDHLYRNREVFIKAMKAAFKVAGLTVKPAMLKTIWQALSAHDEEAEVVLMKNGNPEPDSQRRDYENIPLTEDIDEYFQREVLPHLPDAWIDHSKTKVGYEIPFNRHFYSYVPPRPLEEIDADLDKVSGEIMGLLQEVCS; encoded by the coding sequence ATGAAAAATTTCAACGAAAGCATCAGCTTTATCTGGAGCATCGCAGAGATCCTGCGGGGCAGCTTTAAGCAGTCGGAATACGGGCGGGTGATCCTGCCCTTTACGGTTTTGCGCAGGTTGGACTGTGTCCTGGAACCGAGCAAGGACGCGGTCATGGAACAGCAGGCCAACCTGTCTGCGGAGGTGGACGAGGTTATGCGGGAGACCATGCTCAATATGGCCTCAGGCCATAACTTCCACAACACCTCTGCCTTCACCTTTGACAAGCTGCTGGATGATCCGGATAATATCGGGGCCAATCTCAATAATCTCATCAATAATTTCAGTGGAGATGCCCGGGAGATCTTTCTTGACTGCTTTAAACTGCCTGAGCAGATCACCCGCCTGGACAAGGACAATCTCCTCTACCTGGTGGTGAGCCGCTTTGCCCAGACCGATCTTCACCCGGATCAGGTCAGTAATTTGCAGATGGGCTATATCTTTGAAGAGCTGATCCGCCGTTTTTCTGAGCAGTCCAACGAGACTGCTGGCGAGCATTTCACCCCCAGGGAGGCGATTCGGCTCATGGTCAACCTGATCTTTCAGGAGGACAGTGATGTCCTGACCCGACCGGGTATTATCCGCAAACTCTACGACCCGGCCTGCGGCACCGGCGGCATGCTATCGGTGGCAGAAGAGTATCTGCGGGAGCTAAACCCTGACGCCCATCTGGAGGTCTATGGTCAGGAACTCAACGATGAATCCTATGCCACCTGCAAGTCTGATATGATCATCAAGGGCCAGAACGCCCGCAATATCCTGCCGGGCAACTCCTTTACCCAGGACGGGTTGGCTGAGCAGCGTTTTGACTATATGCTCTCTAATCCGCCCTTTGGGGTTGATTGGAAAAAGGTCCAGGGTCTTATCAAGGATGAGGCGGATTCCCAGGGCTACAGCGGTCGTTTCGGGGCTGGTCTGCCTCGGGTTTCTGATGGCTCCCTCCTCTTTCTTCAGCATATGATTGCCAAGTTCAATACCGACGACAGCGTCTCCCGGCTGGCCATTGTTCTCAACGGCTCGCCCCTGTTTACCGGCGGGGCAGGCAGCGGTGAATCCGAGATCCGGCGCTGGGTTATTGAAAACGACTGGCTGGAGGCCATTGTGGCCCTGCCCACAGACATGTTTTACAACACCGGCATTGCCACCTATATCTGGATTGTAACCAATCAGAAAACAGGACAGCGCAAGGGCAAGATTCAGCTGATCAATGCCACGGCCTTTCACACCCCCATGCGCAAGAGCCTGGGCAGTAAGCGCAAGCAGATTGCAACGGAGCAGATTGAGGAGATCACCCGGATCTTTGGAGATTTTCAAGAGACTGCGGTCTGTAAGATCTTTGACAACCGGGAGTTTGGCTATCATCGGATCACGGTGGAGCGGCCCTTGCAGCTCAATTTCCAGGTCAGTGCGGAGCGGCTGGAGAACTTGGCCAAGGTCACTGCCTTTACAAAATTAGGTCAGGATCAGCAGGAGGCGATAATCAAGGCCCTGCAAAGCCTGGATCAGGACCATCTCTATCGCAATCGAGAGGTCTTTATCAAGGCGATGAAAGCGGCCTTTAAGGTAGCAGGTTTGACCGTCAAACCGGCCATGCTCAAGACCATTTGGCAGGCCTTGAGTGCGCATGACGAAGAGGCTGAGGTGGTGCTGATGAAGAACGGTAACCCGGAACCTGATTCCCAGCGCAGGGATTATGAGAATATTCCGCTCACAGAGGATATTGACGAGTATTTTCAGCGTGAGGTGCTGCCCCACCTGCCGGATGCCTGGATTGATCACAGCAAGACCAAGGTGGGTTACGAGATCCCCTTTAATCGCCATTTTTACAGCTATGTGCCGCCTCGTCCGCTGGAGGAGATTGATGCGGATCTGGATAAGGTGTCTGGGGAGATTATGGGGTTGTTGCAGGAGGTTTGTTCATGA
- a CDS encoding Uma2 family endonuclease translates to MSFYQQQKISEYEYLSSELVSEVKHEFIDGIVYAMAAASADHGRISGNLFAAFLGHLQNQKLSCKFSQPPPFADQ, encoded by the coding sequence ATGTCATTCTATCAGCAACAAAAAATCAGTGAATATGAATATCTGAGTAGTGAACTCGTCAGCGAAGTAAAACACGAATTCATTGATGGCATCGTCTACGCAATGGCCGCAGCCAGTGCTGATCACGGCAGAATATCCGGTAATCTTTTTGCCGCCTTCCTGGGCCATCTTCAAAATCAGAAGTTGTCATGTAAATTTTCCCAGCCCCCCCCCTTTGCTGACCAGTAG